The following proteins are encoded in a genomic region of Natrarchaeobius halalkaliphilus:
- a CDS encoding DegT/DnrJ/EryC1/StrS family aminotransferase, giving the protein MISGTPSLFVSSLSSERPTGIEQFVDGHTRAYTYYGSGKAALRDGLSDLVEPGENVLVPAYLPDGVVEPLIELGLEPRYYRIRSTLAPDFGDVEARIDTNTVAVLSVNYFGFPQPGLSELSDLVSEYDCYHVDDNAHAPLSVDDGTLLGTRGHLGITSLWKLFPVPDGALLYCNDDDVADRYEPSSLAGIQDGLDRTDIRFVAKSILDDVFDADGTVRQSISAIVSGRGGSPSVGTPQKRYERRKTRMSKLSYRVVEDADPIGIRRTRRENYRRWRTLLTDRDDVELVYESLPEGICPQVFPVRTDRPEAFLAELEQCGIGGVHTWPRLSSSVVEEPAYETARRLSRDVLTLPVHQHIEPSTIEAVGSELRRR; this is encoded by the coding sequence ATGATCAGTGGCACGCCATCGCTGTTCGTCTCGTCGCTCTCGAGCGAGCGGCCGACCGGGATCGAACAGTTCGTCGACGGTCACACTCGAGCGTATACCTACTACGGCTCGGGAAAGGCTGCACTCCGCGACGGACTGTCCGACCTCGTCGAACCGGGAGAAAACGTCCTCGTTCCCGCGTACCTCCCTGACGGTGTCGTCGAGCCGCTTATCGAACTCGGACTGGAACCGCGGTACTACCGGATCCGATCGACGCTGGCTCCCGATTTCGGTGACGTCGAAGCACGGATCGACACGAACACCGTCGCCGTCCTCTCGGTCAACTACTTCGGCTTTCCACAGCCCGGACTCTCGGAGCTGTCCGACCTCGTTTCCGAGTACGACTGTTACCACGTCGACGACAACGCACACGCCCCACTCAGCGTCGACGACGGAACCCTTCTCGGAACCCGGGGTCATCTCGGAATAACGAGCCTGTGGAAGCTGTTTCCCGTCCCCGACGGCGCCCTTCTCTATTGCAACGACGACGACGTGGCCGACCGTTATGAACCGTCGTCGCTCGCGGGCATCCAGGACGGTCTCGATCGGACCGACATCCGGTTCGTCGCGAAGTCGATCCTCGACGACGTTTTCGACGCGGACGGAACCGTCCGCCAGTCGATCAGTGCCATCGTCAGCGGCCGCGGAGGGTCGCCCTCGGTCGGCACCCCCCAGAAGCGATACGAGCGACGAAAAACCCGCATGTCGAAACTGTCCTACCGCGTCGTCGAAGACGCGGATCCGATCGGAATTCGCAGGACTCGTCGGGAGAACTATCGTCGCTGGCGAACTCTCCTGACCGACAGGGACGACGTCGAACTCGTATACGAATCGCTCCCCGAGGGAATCTGTCCGCAGGTGTTTCCCGTTCGAACCGATCGTCCCGAAGCGTTCCTCGCGGAGCTCGAGCAGTGCGGTATCGGCGGCGTCCATACCTGGCCGCGTCTGTCGTCGTCGGTCGTCGAGGAACCGGCGTACGAGACGGCGAGACGACTCTCTCGAGATGTGTTGACGCTGCCGGTTCACCAGCACATCGAGCCGTCGACGATCGAGGCGGTTGGAAGCGAACTCCGACGACGATAG
- a CDS encoding alkaline phosphatase family protein, with product MVNTTDETDLSLLVVGIDAGCLPVLEPLFDSGTTPALERLFETGSSGPLESQVPPWTASAWPSMYTGKNPGKHGVYDFLSFDGYDWNVVNATHVRERSIWELLSEHGFSSVVVNVPVTHPAREFEGALIPGMTAPEDPDCHPDGILEDVIRSCGGYHVYPQSTSEPDRSIEGYEQTVEKRGSAFRYLCRRMQPEFGFLQFQQTDSVFHERPGDKTAIEAVYRAVDREIEATIEETDPENVLVVSDHGMGTVSGPEFRVNEHLRENGYLKGQSGGEGMPDWSRAWENDLLEGENAGEHEESTLETILSVAAKAGLTTQRIASALDRVGLKEPIGRRIPNDAIRAASEQVDFPNSRVYMRSKSELGVRINLEGREPSGTVPPSEYDAVRDRVIDELSAIRTPEGEPVFEAVEPRENHFDGPYVDEGPDIVTVPAAFDTAVVADLGTEPFGEPLEPWNHKRTGAMAATGPAFDERTPLEEASIFDIAPTICSVFDVPVDSAFDGETLPIVDESSETTYPAYEPTPITATDDRAVEDRLTDLGYL from the coding sequence ATGGTGAATACGACCGACGAAACCGATCTTAGTCTGCTCGTCGTCGGGATCGATGCCGGCTGTCTGCCGGTACTCGAGCCGCTGTTCGACTCGGGAACGACCCCCGCTCTCGAGCGTCTGTTCGAAACCGGCTCGAGCGGCCCTCTCGAGTCCCAGGTCCCGCCGTGGACGGCCAGCGCCTGGCCGTCGATGTACACCGGAAAGAACCCGGGAAAACACGGCGTCTACGACTTTCTCTCGTTCGACGGCTACGACTGGAACGTGGTGAACGCGACGCACGTCAGGGAGCGCTCGATCTGGGAACTGCTGAGCGAACACGGGTTCTCGAGCGTCGTCGTCAACGTTCCCGTCACGCATCCTGCACGCGAATTCGAGGGCGCATTGATTCCGGGTATGACCGCACCCGAAGACCCCGACTGTCATCCCGACGGTATTCTCGAAGACGTCATACGTTCCTGTGGCGGCTATCACGTCTATCCCCAGAGTACGTCCGAGCCGGACCGATCGATCGAGGGATACGAACAAACGGTCGAGAAGCGGGGATCGGCGTTTCGCTACCTCTGTCGACGGATGCAACCCGAGTTCGGCTTCCTCCAGTTTCAACAGACCGACAGCGTCTTTCACGAGCGCCCCGGGGACAAGACGGCTATCGAGGCGGTTTACCGCGCTGTCGATCGGGAGATCGAAGCGACGATCGAAGAGACCGATCCGGAGAACGTTCTGGTCGTCAGCGACCACGGTATGGGAACGGTCTCCGGTCCGGAATTTCGGGTCAACGAGCATCTCCGTGAGAACGGCTACCTGAAGGGACAGAGCGGTGGCGAGGGAATGCCCGACTGGTCTCGCGCCTGGGAAAACGACCTTCTCGAGGGAGAAAACGCCGGAGAACACGAGGAAAGCACCCTCGAAACGATTCTGAGCGTCGCTGCGAAGGCCGGGCTCACGACACAACGGATCGCGAGCGCACTCGACCGGGTCGGTCTGAAAGAACCGATCGGACGTCGGATTCCGAACGACGCGATTCGAGCCGCCAGCGAGCAGGTCGATTTCCCCAATTCGCGAGTTTACATGCGCTCGAAGAGCGAACTCGGCGTCCGGATCAATCTCGAGGGACGTGAGCCGTCCGGAACCGTCCCGCCGTCGGAGTACGATGCCGTTCGCGACCGGGTCATCGACGAATTATCCGCGATCCGAACTCCCGAAGGCGAACCCGTGTTCGAGGCGGTCGAACCGCGAGAGAACCACTTCGATGGCCCGTACGTCGACGAAGGCCCCGATATCGTGACGGTTCCGGCGGCGTTCGACACCGCGGTCGTCGCGGATCTCGGTACGGAGCCCTTCGGGGAGCCACTGGAGCCGTGGAATCACAAACGGACTGGTGCCATGGCGGCGACCGGACCGGCCTTCGACGAACGGACACCGCTCGAGGAGGCGTCGATCTTCGACATCGCACCGACGATCTGTTCGGTGTTCGACGTTCCGGTCGACAGCGCCTTCGACGGCGAGACGTTGCCGATCGTCGACGAGAGCAGCGAAACGACGTATCCGGCGTACGAACCGACACCGATCACGGCGACGGACGATCGAGCAGTCGAGGATCGACTCACCGATCTCGGATACCTATGA
- a CDS encoding lipid II:glycine glycyltransferase FemX has translation MSIEIDVFNPRTDGDEWNRYVERSAGANPFFRAEALRLQAEETGTRPHLLVGFKGQEAVGIFPVFEFHKGPLTGAFSPAPRSWSCYLGPSVLNLEKLKQRKADRRIKRFLEGSLEWIDENISPQYCKFVAAEFDDVRPFVWKEYDVTPGYTYIIDLEGSANELLERFSSDARSNVRNADDGSYVIEEGTGDDVERIIEQVSNRYESQGRAFHLRPEFVRSVHSTLPDGAIRPYVCRGGGDFLGGILVVESETTRYRWQGGVKPDIDVDLPINDLLDWHVMRDGLERGLERYDLVGAGVPSINRYKAKFNPRLETHYEITSGAFGLDLVIDRYRKLR, from the coding sequence ATGAGCATCGAGATCGACGTCTTCAATCCGCGAACCGACGGCGACGAGTGGAACCGCTACGTCGAACGCTCGGCCGGAGCGAACCCGTTTTTTCGAGCTGAAGCGCTTCGATTACAGGCCGAAGAGACGGGGACGAGACCACACTTACTGGTCGGGTTCAAGGGTCAGGAGGCCGTCGGAATCTTTCCCGTCTTCGAGTTCCACAAAGGACCGCTGACGGGTGCGTTCTCCCCCGCACCGCGGTCGTGGTCGTGTTACCTCGGACCGTCGGTGTTGAACCTCGAGAAACTCAAACAGCGAAAGGCCGATCGCCGAATCAAACGGTTTCTCGAGGGCAGTCTCGAGTGGATCGATGAGAACATTTCGCCCCAGTACTGCAAGTTCGTCGCGGCGGAGTTCGACGACGTCCGACCGTTCGTCTGGAAGGAGTACGACGTCACGCCGGGGTACACCTACATTATCGATCTCGAGGGAAGTGCGAACGAGTTGCTCGAGCGTTTTAGCAGCGATGCTCGGAGTAACGTTCGAAACGCAGATGACGGATCGTACGTCATCGAAGAGGGTACCGGAGACGACGTCGAGCGGATCATCGAGCAGGTCTCGAACCGCTATGAGAGTCAGGGACGGGCATTTCACCTGCGCCCGGAGTTCGTACGATCGGTCCACAGCACGCTACCGGACGGAGCGATCCGACCGTACGTCTGTCGCGGCGGCGGCGACTTCCTGGGCGGGATCCTCGTCGTCGAATCCGAAACGACCCGCTACCGGTGGCAAGGAGGGGTCAAACCCGATATCGACGTCGATCTTCCGATCAACGACCTGCTCGACTGGCACGTCATGCGCGACGGTCTGGAACGTGGTCTCGAGCGGTACGATCTCGTCGGCGCGGGCGTTCCGAGCATCAACCGGTACAAAGCGAAGTTCAACCCGCGCCTCGAGACGCACTACGAGATCACGTCCGGCGCGTTCGGACTCGATCTGGTGATCGATCGGTACCGGAAACTCCGGTGA
- a CDS encoding MarR family transcriptional regulator gives MSATDQDPDIASDGDCCSSISELSPSAKLVYKVLEYEGVMTQEEIATESRLCARTVRYALRKLEESALVTSRVSLEDARKSKYWIS, from the coding sequence ATGAGTGCAACCGACCAGGACCCCGATATCGCCAGCGATGGTGACTGTTGCAGTTCGATTTCGGAGCTCTCTCCCAGTGCAAAACTCGTCTACAAGGTCCTCGAGTACGAGGGGGTGATGACCCAAGAAGAGATCGCAACGGAGTCGCGCCTCTGCGCTCGAACGGTTCGATACGCGCTCAGGAAACTCGAGGAGTCGGCTCTCGTCACGAGTCGAGTTTCCCTGGAAGACGCTCGCAAGTCGAAGTACTGGATCAGCTGA
- a CDS encoding DUF7563 family protein, producing the protein MSTEPSDAKWTPMTSSQQTNTPRCVSCGNQVTRQFSRVFGDNRDVVHACPECSTYREMKTSDFIPEDVR; encoded by the coding sequence ATGTCGACGGAACCATCCGACGCGAAGTGGACGCCGATGACGTCCAGTCAGCAAACGAACACCCCACGATGTGTCAGCTGCGGTAATCAGGTGACGCGCCAGTTCTCTCGCGTGTTCGGTGACAACCGTGACGTCGTCCACGCCTGTCCGGAGTGTTCGACGTACCGTGAGATGAAAACGTCCGACTTCATTCCCGAGGACGTGCGGTAG
- the glmU gene encoding bifunctional sugar-1-phosphate nucleotidylyltransferase/acetyltransferase, translated as MKAIVLAAGEGTRIRPLSASVPKPMLPVADRPLVAHTVDAAIDAGADEIVLVVGYEHETVQAHFGSSHRGVPVSYARQTEQAGTAHAVNTARRHIDGEFAVLNGDNLYEPAAIERLFEARPAVCAVEVASPRNYGVLSTADGTVTDIVEKPADPPTNLANAGAYAFPADAKEWLEVPASERGEHEITDVLSRVIDEFSVTPITTKRWMDVGRPWELLEANEWKLQTLEPRIDGEVSDTAVLEGTVVVEDGATVNSGVTIEGPALIRSGASVGPNAYVRGATLIDEGASVGHAVEVKNSVLSAGATVGHLSYVGDSVLGRDVNFGAGTTVANLRHDDDDVRFTVKGERVSTGRRKFGVVAGDGVKTGINTSLTPGLKLETGATTVPGEVVDRDREP; from the coding sequence ATGAAGGCAATCGTTCTCGCGGCAGGAGAGGGGACGAGAATCCGTCCGCTCTCTGCGTCAGTGCCGAAGCCGATGTTACCCGTCGCGGACCGTCCGCTCGTGGCACACACCGTCGACGCCGCCATCGACGCCGGAGCCGACGAAATCGTTCTCGTCGTCGGCTACGAACACGAAACGGTTCAGGCGCACTTCGGCTCGAGCCATCGGGGCGTCCCGGTGAGCTACGCCCGTCAGACCGAGCAGGCCGGGACCGCTCACGCGGTCAACACTGCCCGTCGTCACATCGACGGCGAGTTCGCCGTGCTCAACGGCGACAATCTCTACGAACCCGCCGCGATCGAGCGGCTGTTCGAGGCGCGTCCGGCAGTGTGTGCCGTCGAAGTCGCCTCCCCTCGAAACTACGGCGTTCTGAGCACCGCCGACGGAACGGTTACCGACATCGTCGAGAAGCCGGCAGATCCGCCCACGAATCTCGCCAACGCCGGCGCGTACGCCTTCCCTGCCGACGCGAAAGAATGGCTCGAGGTGCCAGCCAGCGAGCGCGGGGAACACGAGATTACGGACGTCCTCTCGCGAGTTATCGACGAGTTTTCGGTGACGCCGATCACGACGAAGCGGTGGATGGACGTCGGTCGTCCGTGGGAACTCCTCGAGGCGAACGAGTGGAAACTGCAGACGCTCGAGCCCCGGATCGACGGTGAGGTGAGCGACACCGCCGTTCTCGAGGGGACCGTCGTCGTCGAGGATGGGGCAACGGTCAACTCCGGCGTCACTATCGAGGGACCGGCGCTGATCCGTTCAGGCGCAAGTGTCGGCCCGAACGCGTACGTACGCGGTGCGACGCTGATCGACGAAGGCGCGAGCGTCGGCCACGCCGTCGAAGTGAAAAACAGCGTTCTCTCGGCGGGAGCGACCGTCGGACATCTCTCGTACGTCGGTGATAGCGTCCTCGGTCGGGACGTCAACTTCGGTGCCGGGACGACCGTCGCCAACCTTCGACACGACGACGACGACGTCCGATTTACAGTCAAAGGTGAACGCGTCTCGACCGGCCGACGAAAGTTCGGCGTCGTCGCCGGAGACGGGGTCAAAACGGGGATCAATACCAGCTTGACTCCCGGCCTAAAACTCGAGACGGGCGCGACGACCGTCCCCGGCGAAGTCGTCGACCGAGACCGGGAACCGTAG